Proteins from a single region of Candidatus Hydrogenedentota bacterium:
- a CDS encoding valine--tRNA ligase: MELPKKYQPEESETRWLNAWAEQGVYRWDPARSREETFVVDTPPPTVSGSLHVGHLFSYSHQDFIVRFQRMMGKNIFFPIGWDDNGLPTERRVQNLLNVKCEAHLPYDPDFKAARGKKGDPTPISRKNFVELCDEVIVDDEKAFKQLWTRLGMSYDWEQEYATINEHSRRISQLSFLDLLEKGEIYQDEKPVMWDVDFQTAIAQAELEDKERPSAYNFLRFGVEGSEAKLVIATTRPELLPACVAVLVHPDDARYREFVGKNAITPLFEVPVPIMADPKADPEKGTGVVMVCTFGDQTDVEWWQAYKLPLRQIIGRDGHLLPVLFVKAGEETSEKATHLEKLEDGREVVVSMGAARTVPSLNPDAANSVYGQMKGKYTKQAQKIILEIAEGREGVIDRPAEAITHAVKFFEKGDRPLELVPTRQWYTRIMDKKDALVAQGQKIQWHPEYMVKRYTHWVEGLNQDWCLSRQRFFGVPIPVWYRIDEHGEVRYEQRILPPAGALPIDPLSDVPAGFAAEQRDQPGGFTGEPDVLDTWATSSLSPQIASKWVLDGERHAKLFPMDMRPQAHDIIRTWAFYTIVKAYLHEGEVPWRNVVLSGWILDPDRKKMSKSQGNVVTPEPLIDEFGADAVRYWAARARLGVDTAYDEQVFKVGKKLVTKVFNASKFAIGRFADVPAAEMTPDKITTELDRAVIAELRPVIEKATRAFQQFDYAQALSLVEDYFWRVFCDNYLELAKQRTYDEGLTPGRLSACTTLRLVHRALIRLLAPFTPYITEEVWSWAYAGDAGMANTVHRSPWPSLAEFEGVPAPAHADTYNVTIAAADAVRKAKADANVSMAAPVRHVAFTVVEKAQPGLEATLEDIQRMLKIEAATVRVGAVENALASAETRMAPPAEA, from the coding sequence ATGGAGTTGCCGAAGAAATACCAGCCCGAGGAATCCGAAACCCGCTGGCTGAACGCCTGGGCGGAACAGGGCGTCTACCGGTGGGACCCGGCGCGGTCGCGCGAGGAGACCTTTGTGGTGGACACGCCGCCGCCGACGGTGAGCGGGTCGCTGCATGTGGGGCACCTCTTCAGCTATTCGCACCAGGACTTCATCGTGCGGTTTCAGCGGATGATGGGGAAGAACATCTTCTTCCCGATCGGTTGGGACGACAACGGGCTCCCGACGGAGCGGCGGGTGCAGAATCTGCTGAACGTGAAGTGCGAGGCGCACCTCCCCTACGACCCGGATTTCAAGGCGGCGCGCGGGAAGAAAGGCGACCCGACGCCGATCAGCCGGAAGAATTTCGTGGAGCTGTGCGACGAGGTCATCGTCGACGACGAGAAGGCGTTCAAACAGCTCTGGACGCGGCTGGGGATGAGCTACGACTGGGAGCAGGAGTACGCGACGATCAACGAGCACTCGCGGCGCATCTCGCAGCTGAGTTTCCTGGATCTGCTGGAAAAGGGCGAGATCTACCAGGACGAAAAGCCCGTGATGTGGGACGTGGACTTTCAGACCGCGATCGCGCAGGCGGAACTGGAAGACAAGGAGCGCCCGAGCGCCTACAATTTCCTGCGCTTCGGCGTGGAGGGCAGCGAGGCGAAGCTGGTGATTGCGACGACGCGACCGGAGCTGCTGCCCGCGTGCGTGGCGGTGCTGGTGCACCCGGACGACGCGCGCTACCGGGAGTTCGTGGGCAAGAACGCGATTACGCCGCTTTTCGAGGTTCCCGTGCCGATTATGGCGGACCCGAAGGCCGACCCGGAAAAGGGCACGGGGGTGGTGATGGTGTGCACCTTCGGGGACCAGACGGACGTGGAGTGGTGGCAGGCGTACAAGCTGCCGCTGCGCCAGATCATCGGGCGCGACGGCCACCTGCTGCCGGTGCTGTTTGTGAAGGCGGGCGAGGAGACTTCGGAGAAGGCCACGCACCTGGAGAAACTCGAGGACGGGCGCGAGGTGGTGGTGAGCATGGGCGCGGCGCGGACGGTTCCGAGTCTGAACCCGGACGCGGCCAATTCGGTATACGGCCAGATGAAGGGGAAGTACACGAAACAGGCGCAGAAGATCATTCTGGAGATTGCCGAGGGCCGCGAGGGCGTTATTGATCGTCCGGCGGAGGCGATCACGCACGCGGTGAAGTTTTTTGAGAAGGGCGATCGTCCGCTGGAGCTGGTGCCGACGCGCCAGTGGTACACGCGGATCATGGACAAGAAGGACGCGCTCGTCGCGCAGGGCCAGAAGATCCAGTGGCACCCGGAGTACATGGTGAAGCGGTACACCCACTGGGTGGAGGGGCTCAACCAGGACTGGTGCCTGAGCCGCCAGCGCTTTTTCGGGGTGCCGATTCCGGTGTGGTACCGCATTGACGAGCATGGCGAGGTGCGCTACGAGCAGCGGATCCTCCCCCCCGCCGGCGCGTTACCGATCGACCCGCTTTCCGATGTGCCCGCCGGGTTCGCCGCCGAGCAGCGCGATCAGCCCGGCGGCTTCACCGGTGAGCCGGACGTGCTGGACACGTGGGCGACGAGCTCGCTTTCGCCGCAGATCGCGTCGAAATGGGTGCTGGACGGGGAGCGCCACGCGAAGCTGTTCCCGATGGACATGCGGCCGCAGGCGCACGACATCATCCGGACCTGGGCGTTTTACACGATCGTGAAGGCGTATCTGCACGAGGGCGAAGTGCCCTGGCGGAATGTGGTGCTGAGCGGCTGGATTCTCGACCCGGACCGCAAGAAGATGTCCAAGAGCCAGGGCAATGTGGTGACGCCGGAGCCGCTTATCGACGAGTTCGGCGCGGACGCGGTGCGCTATTGGGCGGCCCGCGCGCGGCTGGGCGTGGACACGGCGTACGACGAGCAGGTGTTCAAGGTGGGCAAGAAGCTGGTCACGAAGGTTTTCAATGCGAGCAAGTTCGCCATCGGCCGCTTTGCCGATGTGCCGGCGGCGGAGATGACGCCCGACAAAATCACCACGGAGCTCGACCGCGCGGTTATCGCGGAGTTACGCCCGGTGATCGAGAAGGCGACCCGAGCGTTCCAGCAGTTCGACTACGCGCAGGCGCTGAGCCTGGTAGAGGACTATTTCTGGCGCGTGTTCTGCGACAACTACCTGGAGCTGGCGAAGCAGCGCACCTACGACGAGGGCCTGACGCCGGGGCGGCTCTCCGCGTGCACGACGCTGCGGCTGGTTCACCGCGCGCTCATCCGGCTGCTGGCGCCGTTTACGCCGTACATCACGGAAGAGGTCTGGAGCTGGGCCTACGCGGGCGACGCGGGCATGGCGAATACGGTTCACCGGAGCCCCTGGCCGTCGCTGGCGGAGTTCGAGGGCGTTCCCGCGCCGGCGCACGCGGACACCTACAACGTGACGATTGCGGCGGCCGACGCCGTGCGCAAGGCGAAGGCCGACGCCAACGTGAGCATGGCGGCGCCGGTGCGGCATGTGGCGTTTACCGTGGTGGAGAAGGCGCAGCCGGGCCTGGAGGCGACGTTGGAGGATATCCAGCGGATGCTGAAGATCGAGGCGGCGACGGTGCGCGTGGGCGCGGTGGAGAATGCGCTGGCGAGCGCGGAGACGAGGATGGCGCCGCCCGCCGAGGCGTAG
- a CDS encoding toll/interleukin-1 receptor domain-containing protein: MLREYGCNVVDNDLIGEKHRPCGVLFFNGQLKDGTSSSRKRAEGMEGRMSQDDSLQIVLQTEKSDGSFKCEGFSGIPVIHPCYIVLATDGTPRALRNALKLRDFIWEELQYLDPSVSSPYVPCGGAIPNPEKCHAHATDRCKKLLVLIGDGSATLPSASRFDHWMRRDDSYVALPVVPKAVIGRISKYLRPSFSASNAVYYVHDIREVVPAVLSSVGLTTDENRIFISYRRDDTLDLADQLFDALSHEGFEVFLDRFRVPPALNFQRRLTTELADKGMVLVLESRTFDQSEWTRYEIEFAVKHRLGLYAIQMPDGKDQAGIENGSRLRLGTTQLEPCGKVLDPNSLKDIVGIIKVEHGRKLVWRRRLMRESMCQALALEGMTTYRIGPTGVIHVTGGGSAKRDYSISLTPRPPVLRDFHDTYLQANSLTSSCGLVVGPLASQEPSNQERVYWLGDVSGVRCFDEGKMAELARALKGGAL; encoded by the coding sequence GTGCTGCGTGAATACGGATGTAACGTCGTTGACAATGATCTCATCGGTGAAAAGCATAGACCATGTGGCGTTCTTTTCTTTAACGGACAACTCAAAGATGGAACCAGTAGCTCAAGGAAACGCGCAGAAGGGATGGAAGGTCGAATGTCACAGGATGATTCACTTCAAATTGTTCTCCAGACTGAAAAATCTGACGGTAGTTTCAAATGTGAGGGCTTCTCAGGCATCCCGGTGATTCATCCATGCTATATAGTCTTGGCAACTGATGGAACACCTCGGGCGCTGCGGAACGCTCTGAAACTGCGAGATTTCATCTGGGAGGAGCTTCAATATCTGGATCCGAGCGTTTCTTCGCCTTATGTCCCGTGCGGTGGCGCAATTCCCAATCCAGAAAAATGCCACGCGCACGCCACCGACCGTTGCAAAAAACTGCTCGTTCTAATCGGTGATGGTAGTGCAACTCTGCCCTCGGCTAGCCGCTTTGACCACTGGATGAGGAGAGACGATTCCTATGTAGCGCTTCCGGTTGTTCCCAAAGCAGTAATAGGCCGCATTTCCAAATACTTGCGACCTAGTTTTTCTGCTAGCAATGCGGTTTACTATGTCCACGATATAAGGGAGGTTGTACCGGCGGTGCTTTCTTCGGTCGGCTTAACGACCGATGAGAATCGTATCTTTATAAGTTATCGACGTGACGATACCCTAGACCTTGCGGATCAACTCTTTGATGCCCTTTCGCATGAAGGCTTCGAGGTGTTCCTGGACCGCTTTCGTGTTCCGCCCGCACTAAATTTTCAGCGCCGTCTGACCACAGAATTGGCAGACAAGGGCATGGTGCTCGTTCTCGAGTCTCGAACGTTTGATCAGTCAGAGTGGACGCGCTACGAAATAGAATTCGCCGTGAAACATCGTCTCGGGTTATACGCGATCCAGATGCCCGATGGAAAGGATCAAGCAGGTATCGAAAACGGCTCCCGACTGCGCCTGGGTACAACTCAACTGGAACCCTGCGGGAAAGTTCTCGACCCGAATTCGCTCAAGGATATCGTCGGCATAATCAAAGTCGAGCACGGCCGCAAACTGGTCTGGAGACGGCGACTTATGAGAGAATCGATGTGTCAAGCACTCGCCCTTGAAGGTATGACAACCTATCGTATAGGCCCTACGGGCGTGATTCACGTCACGGGCGGCGGGAGTGCGAAGAGAGACTATTCGATTAGTTTAACGCCGCGGCCACCAGTGTTACGCGATTTTCATGATACATATCTGCAAGCCAATTCTTTGACTTCATCTTGCGGATTGGTTGTGGGGCCGCTTGCTTCTCAAGAACCCTCGAATCAGGAGAGGGTGTACTGGCTGGGCGATGTAAGTGGTGTTCGATGTTTTGACGAGGGGAAGATGGCGGAGCTGGCAAGAGCGCTGAAGGGAGGCGCACTGTGA
- a CDS encoding IS3 family transposase, protein MPDAVWCADITYIPMYRGFMYLVAVMDWFSRYVLTWELSNTLEASFCTHALERALEGACPAIFNTDQGSQFTSAEFTSALLERDVRISMDGRGRALDNVFIERLWRSVKYEDIYLREYADGRALHDGLSAYFQFYNHERPHAGLGKRTPAYVYHNG, encoded by the coding sequence GTGCCAGACGCGGTGTGGTGCGCCGACATCACGTACATTCCGATGTACAGAGGCTTCATGTACCTCGTGGCGGTCATGGACTGGTTCAGCCGCTACGTGCTGACGTGGGAACTCTCCAACACACTGGAGGCCAGCTTCTGCACGCACGCGCTGGAGCGGGCCCTGGAGGGCGCCTGTCCGGCCATCTTCAACACGGACCAGGGCAGCCAGTTCACGAGCGCGGAATTCACCAGCGCGCTGCTGGAGCGGGATGTGCGCATCAGCATGGACGGGCGCGGCCGGGCGCTGGACAATGTGTTCATCGAGCGGCTCTGGCGAAGCGTAAAGTACGAGGACATCTATCTACGCGAATATGCCGACGGCCGCGCGCTGCACGATGGCCTGTCGGCGTACTTTCAATTCTACAACCACGAACGGCCTCACGCCGGGCTGGGCAAGCGGACGCCGGCCTATGTCTACCACAATGGCTGA
- a CDS encoding DegT/DnrJ/EryC1/StrS family aminotransferase: MTTRHFSESNALKPSRRAFLVASGALAAGATLAGAPAARGSLETLALNGGPKAVTLSSSDAAHWPRYDAADEQAVLELMRAPGYDPIDRLEEDWRSFIGVPHAKAHCNGTSVLASMFFALNLPPGSEIMVPSYTFFATIVPMRLFGLVPVFVDINPRTLNFDLEDAKKRLTPRTKAVLPVHWIGLPADIDLIGEWCEEKGLILLEDAAHAHGAKLKDKYMGAWARMGIFSYQMSKPLPAIEGGIGTYQLQEDYDRATAFGHYQVPGVPAESAYAQYNGTGLGLKFRMHPIAAVLARTQLKHLETRNEAGVRQVRSLNDRLLQLPGLYEQTSGRKDVKRLHYSWNMLFIDEGEAGVSRERVIAALQAEGVQADPLAYRLQHEQPLYRKAEFWDHLPEIPELPGSKQANATSVALPYFTEDAPELVEQYVKAFEKVWAHRKELA; the protein is encoded by the coding sequence ATGACGACACGACATTTTTCCGAATCGAACGCATTGAAACCTTCGCGGCGCGCATTTCTGGTGGCTTCGGGGGCGCTGGCGGCGGGGGCGACGCTGGCGGGGGCTCCGGCGGCGCGGGGATCGCTGGAGACGCTGGCGCTGAATGGGGGGCCGAAGGCGGTGACGCTTTCGAGCAGCGACGCGGCGCACTGGCCGCGGTATGACGCGGCGGATGAGCAGGCGGTGCTGGAGCTGATGCGGGCGCCGGGTTATGACCCGATTGACCGGCTGGAGGAGGACTGGCGGAGTTTTATCGGCGTGCCGCACGCGAAGGCGCATTGCAACGGGACGAGCGTGCTGGCGTCGATGTTTTTCGCGCTGAACCTGCCTCCGGGCAGCGAGATTATGGTGCCGAGCTACACGTTTTTTGCGACGATCGTGCCGATGCGGCTGTTCGGGCTGGTTCCGGTGTTTGTGGATATCAATCCGCGCACGTTGAATTTTGACCTGGAAGACGCGAAGAAGCGCCTCACGCCGCGGACGAAGGCGGTGCTGCCGGTGCACTGGATCGGGCTGCCGGCGGACATCGATCTTATCGGGGAATGGTGCGAGGAGAAGGGTCTGATCCTGCTGGAGGATGCGGCGCACGCGCATGGAGCGAAGCTGAAGGACAAGTACATGGGCGCGTGGGCGCGGATGGGGATTTTCAGCTACCAGATGTCGAAGCCGCTGCCGGCGATCGAGGGGGGTATCGGGACGTACCAGCTGCAGGAGGACTATGATCGGGCGACGGCGTTCGGGCATTACCAGGTTCCGGGGGTGCCGGCGGAGAGCGCGTATGCGCAGTATAACGGGACGGGGCTGGGCCTGAAGTTCCGGATGCACCCGATTGCGGCGGTGCTGGCGCGGACGCAGCTGAAGCATCTGGAGACGCGGAACGAGGCGGGGGTTCGGCAGGTGCGTTCGCTCAATGATCGGCTGTTGCAGTTGCCTGGGCTTTATGAGCAGACGAGCGGGCGGAAGGATGTGAAGCGCCTGCATTATTCGTGGAACATGCTGTTTATCGATGAGGGCGAGGCGGGGGTTTCGCGGGAGCGGGTGATTGCGGCGTTGCAGGCGGAGGGGGTGCAGGCGGATCCGCTTGCGTATCGCCTGCAACACGAGCAGCCGCTGTACCGGAAGGCGGAGTTCTGGGATCATCTCCCGGAGATTCCAGAGCTGCCGGGATCGAAACAGGCGAACGCGACGTCGGTGGCGCTGCCGTATTTCACGGAGGATGCGCCGGAATTGGTGGAGCAGTATGTAAAGGCGTTCGAGAAGGTGTGGGCGCACCGGAAGGAATTGGCCTGA